The Sulfurospirillum sp. UCH001 genome segment TGACTCCTGAGGAGTATGTAACGTACATAAGCGGTAAAATAGAGATATACAATGAAATGAAAGACGATTTTGTTTTAGCAGGAAAAATACAGCTCTACTTTTGTGATATGTTGTCAGCTTATGACAATCATTGTAGTTTGTTTGACGTTATGGATAGTCACTCTTCAACCTTGGAGGAGTTTTTCACAATACTTTATAATCCTTCAACTGAAGAGCTAAGAACATCTATAAGTAAGTTATTAAATCTTGATGAATCTGATTGTGACAAGAACATACTTATCTTCGATAGAATAGAGCTTCTCCCCGAATACAGAGGGCTTGGTATAACAAAACGAGTAATTAATCACAGCATCAAACTATTTTCAAATCAGTGTAACTTGATAGTATTGCAGTGTTTTCCTTTGCAGTTATCAACTAAAGAACAAGAAAAAGAGATTCAAAATATTGAGTGGCATAATAGCTTACAGCTAGATATACTTGAAAAAGATAAGAAAAAAGCTACAAAATCTTTATCCAACTACTATAAAAGTTTAGGGTTCATTAGCATACCTCGTACAAACTTCATGCTAATCAAAAATCCATTCAATAACTGGTAGAACATTTTATACCTTTTTTATCTTTTGTTATGAACCATTCTTGTATACTAAGTAACACAATGATTTAAAGAGGTATCATCACACATGGGCGAAGAGCAAAAGAAACTATTAGAGCAACAACTATGGAATATCGCAAACACCTTGCGTGGTAAGATGGATGCCGATGAGTTTAGAGATTATATCCTTGGGTTTATTTTTTACAAGTATCTTTCAGAGAAGATGGAAGACTATGCCAACACCTTACTTATCGAAGATAACATCACGTACTTTGAGATTATCGGTTCAAGTGATGAAGAGAGCTATATCGAAGCTATCAAAGATGCGTCTATCCAAAAGTTAGGCTACTTTCTAAGACCTGAAGAGCTTTTCTCAGAGGTTGCCAAACGAGGCAATGGAGTTACAAACAACTTTATCCTTGAAGATTTAACAACGATTCTTAGAAATATCGAACAGACTACTATGGGTACTGAGTCAGAAGATGACTTTGTACACCTCTTTGAAGACCTTGATTTAAACTCTACGAAACTGGGTAAAACCGTTGAAGCACGTAACAAGATTATCGTTCAAGTGCTCACGCACCTCGATAAAATAAACTTTGAACTTAAAAACCATGACAGAGATGTGCTAGGCGATGCCTATGAGTATCTCATCGCTCAGTTCGCTGCAGGAGCAGGTAAGAAAGCAGGAGAGTTTTACACGCCTCAACAAGTCTCTAAAGTCCTTGCCAAAATCGTCACCAATGGCAAAAGCAAACTAAAATCTGTCTATGACCCGACATGTGGGTCAGGCTCTTTGCTTTTACGTGTTGCCAAAGAGGTCGAAGATGTCTCTAACTTCTACGGTCAAGAGCTGAATCGTACCACCTATAACTTATGCCGTATGAATATGATTATGCACGATGTTCACTATAGAAAGTTTAGTATCAAGCAAGAAGACACTCTTGAGCACCCTCAGCACCTTGACCATCGCTTTGAAGCCATCGTTGCCAATCCTCCTTTTTCAGC includes the following:
- a CDS encoding type I restriction-modification system subunit M; this translates as MGEEQKKLLEQQLWNIANTLRGKMDADEFRDYILGFIFYKYLSEKMEDYANTLLIEDNITYFEIIGSSDEESYIEAIKDASIQKLGYFLRPEELFSEVAKRGNGVTNNFILEDLTTILRNIEQTTMGTESEDDFVHLFEDLDLNSTKLGKTVEARNKIIVQVLTHLDKINFELKNHDRDVLGDAYEYLIAQFAAGAGKKAGEFYTPQQVSKVLAKIVTNGKSKLKSVYDPTCGSGSLLLRVAKEVEDVSNFYGQELNRTTYNLCRMNMIMHDVHYRKFSIKQEDTLEHPQHLDHRFEAIVANPPFSAQWSAHDLFLNDDRFSQYGKLAPSSKADFAFVQHMIHHLDENGTMAIVLPHGVLFRGASEGHIRQYLIEDRNYLDAVIGLPANIFYGTSIPTCILVFKKCREDSANILFIDASNEFEKVKTQNYLTEENVAKIITTYATRKVIEKYSYLASLDEIKENDYNLNIPRYVDTFEEEEAIDLDVVSQELQALEVQMKATDETIAKFCDELGIAKPF